A stretch of Aeromicrobium tamlense DNA encodes these proteins:
- a CDS encoding CpaF family protein produces MSITDRLLAAEKVSDTANRPTTVLQRSAVLDDLKKRSVESLFRRIGSRINDASLTDLQLRDFVRSELELILQEEHVQLGASERAQLMREIEDDALGLGPIQRLLDDDDVSEIMVNHPEQIFVERKGKLTLADESFSSEDQLRRVIERIVGKVGRRIDESSPLVDARLTDGSRVNAVIPPLAVRGSSLTIRKFAKKALSIQDLINYGSMSPQLAELLELCVRGRLNILVSGGTGTGKTTLLNVLSSFIPEDERIVTIEDAIELKLQQTHVVQLEARPANIEGRGEVTIRDLVKNSLRMRPDRVVIGECRSGEALDMLQAMNTGHDGSISTLHANSPRDCIARLETLVLMAGMDLPLRAIREQIGSAVDMIVQISRLRDGSRRITYVTELVGVQDDEPVLRDLYRFDFGAGYDEDGHPRGTVKAVGDGAHLVDLLEERGIHVPPHLLTAREESAS; encoded by the coding sequence ATGAGCATCACCGACCGGCTCTTGGCCGCCGAAAAGGTCTCCGACACCGCCAACCGCCCCACGACCGTCCTGCAGCGCTCCGCGGTGCTCGACGACCTGAAGAAGCGCTCGGTGGAGTCGCTGTTCCGACGCATCGGCTCGCGCATCAACGACGCCTCGCTGACCGACCTGCAGCTGCGTGACTTCGTCCGCTCCGAGCTCGAGCTCATCCTGCAGGAGGAGCACGTCCAGCTCGGTGCCTCCGAGCGCGCGCAGCTCATGCGCGAGATCGAGGACGACGCGCTCGGCCTCGGCCCCATCCAGCGCCTGCTCGACGACGACGACGTCAGCGAGATCATGGTCAACCACCCGGAGCAGATCTTCGTCGAGCGCAAGGGCAAGCTGACGCTGGCCGACGAGTCCTTCAGCTCCGAGGACCAGCTGCGGCGCGTCATCGAGCGCATCGTCGGCAAGGTCGGCCGCCGCATCGACGAGTCCTCGCCGCTGGTTGACGCCCGCCTGACCGACGGCTCGCGCGTCAACGCCGTCATCCCGCCGCTGGCCGTGCGCGGCTCGTCGCTCACGATCCGCAAGTTCGCCAAGAAGGCGCTCAGCATCCAGGACCTCATCAACTACGGGTCGATGAGCCCGCAGCTGGCCGAGCTGCTCGAGCTGTGCGTGCGCGGTCGCCTCAACATCCTGGTCTCGGGCGGTACCGGCACCGGCAAGACCACCCTGCTCAACGTGCTCTCGTCGTTCATCCCCGAGGACGAGCGCATCGTCACGATCGAGGACGCCATCGAGCTCAAGCTGCAGCAGACGCACGTCGTCCAGCTCGAGGCTCGGCCCGCGAACATCGAGGGTCGCGGCGAGGTCACGATCCGCGACCTGGTCAAGAACTCGCTGCGCATGCGTCCCGACCGCGTCGTCATCGGCGAGTGCCGCTCGGGAGAGGCGCTCGACATGCTGCAGGCGATGAACACGGGTCACGACGGCTCGATCTCCACCCTGCACGCCAACTCGCCGCGCGACTGCATCGCGCGTCTCGAGACGCTCGTGCTGATGGCCGGCATGGACCTGCCGCTGCGCGCGATCCGCGAGCAGATCGGCTCGGCCGTCGACATGATCGTCCAGATCTCGCGCCTGCGCGACGGCTCGCGCCGCATCACCTACGTCACCGAGCTGGTCGGTGTCCAGGACGACGAGCCCGTGCTGCGTGACCTCTACCGCTTCGACTTCGGTGCCGGCTACGACGAGGACGGCCACCCCCGTGGCACCGTCAAGGCCGTCGGCGACGGCGCCCACCTGGTCGACCTGCTCGAGGAGCGCGGC